One window from the genome of Streptomyces sp. NBC_00287 encodes:
- a CDS encoding phage holin family protein, with amino-acid sequence MSAPDGSPVGAERSIGQLFASATTEMSALVHDEIALAKAQLKQDVKRGATSGGAFTVAGAVLVFSLPMLNFALAYGIRTWSDWNLALCFLLSFAANVLIAIGLALIGWVYAKKATKSKGPQKVAASVKESASVLQKAKPHPRPAPALEDRSPAAIEAVARSSS; translated from the coding sequence ATGAGCGCACCCGACGGCAGCCCGGTCGGCGCCGAACGCAGCATCGGCCAGCTGTTCGCCTCCGCGACGACCGAAATGTCGGCGCTGGTGCACGACGAGATCGCGCTGGCCAAGGCGCAGCTCAAGCAGGACGTGAAGCGCGGCGCGACCAGTGGCGGCGCGTTCACGGTGGCGGGCGCGGTGCTGGTGTTCTCCCTGCCGATGCTCAACTTCGCGCTGGCGTACGGCATTCGGACCTGGAGCGACTGGAACCTCGCGCTCTGCTTCCTGCTCTCCTTCGCCGCGAACGTCCTCATCGCGATCGGCCTCGCGCTCATCGGCTGGGTCTACGCGAAGAAGGCCACGAAGAGCAAGGGCCCGCAGAAGGTCGCCGCCTCGGTGAAGGAGTCGGCGAGCGTCCTGCAGAAGGCCAAGCCGCACCCGCGTCCGGCGCCGGCCCTGGAGGACCGGTCGCCCGCCGCCATCGAGGCTGTGGCACGCTCGTCGTCATGA
- the nhaA gene encoding Na+/H+ antiporter NhaA, translating to MSAPRTPRKVLGRLSLPERTFVADALRTETVGGVLLLLAAVAALIWANVPSLQDSYDSVSHYHIGPEALGLDLSIAHWAADGLLAIFFFVAGIELKRELVAGDLKDPKAAALPVVAALCGMAVPALVYTLTAVSGGGALDGWAVPTATDIAFALAVLAVIGTSLPSALRAFLLTLAVVDDLFAILIIAVFFTESLNFAALGGAFLGLAVFWLLLRKGVRGWYVYVPLALVIWALMYNSGVHATIAGVAMGLMLRCSRREGEEHSPGEHIEHLVRPLSAGLAVPLFALFSAGVVVSGGALGEVFTQPETLGVVLGLVVGKAIGIFGGTWLTARFTRASLSDDLAWADVFAVATLAGIGFTVSLLIGELAFEGDEAMTSEIKAAVLMGSLIAATLASVLLKIRNGQYRRMIEAEERDEDLSGIPDIYEEDDPAYHLRMAAIHDRKAAEHRRLAELKAAERERLAEVTGGAGEEDDRRA from the coding sequence GTGTCCGCGCCCCGCACTCCCCGCAAGGTCCTCGGCCGGCTGTCCCTGCCCGAGCGGACCTTCGTCGCGGATGCGCTACGCACCGAGACCGTCGGCGGTGTGCTGCTCCTCCTCGCCGCCGTCGCCGCGCTGATCTGGGCGAACGTCCCCTCACTGCAGGACAGTTACGACAGCGTCAGCCACTACCACATCGGGCCCGAGGCCCTCGGCCTCGATCTGTCGATCGCGCACTGGGCCGCCGACGGACTCCTCGCGATCTTCTTCTTCGTCGCCGGAATCGAGCTCAAGCGCGAGCTGGTCGCCGGTGATCTCAAGGACCCCAAGGCCGCCGCGCTGCCGGTGGTGGCCGCGCTGTGCGGAATGGCCGTACCGGCGCTCGTCTACACCCTCACCGCCGTCTCCGGTGGCGGAGCCTTGGACGGCTGGGCCGTGCCCACCGCCACCGACATCGCCTTCGCGCTCGCCGTGCTCGCCGTCATCGGCACCTCCCTGCCGAGTGCGCTGCGCGCCTTCCTGCTCACCCTCGCCGTCGTCGACGACCTCTTCGCGATCCTGATCATCGCGGTCTTCTTCACCGAGAGCCTGAACTTCGCCGCGCTCGGCGGCGCCTTCCTCGGCCTCGCCGTCTTCTGGCTGCTGCTGCGCAAGGGCGTACGCGGCTGGTACGTGTACGTCCCGCTCGCGCTCGTCATCTGGGCGCTGATGTACAACAGCGGCGTCCACGCCACCATCGCCGGTGTCGCCATGGGCCTGATGCTGCGCTGCAGCCGGCGCGAGGGCGAGGAGCACTCCCCCGGCGAGCACATCGAGCATCTGGTCCGGCCGCTCTCGGCGGGTCTGGCCGTGCCGCTGTTCGCGCTGTTCAGCGCCGGTGTCGTCGTCTCCGGCGGGGCGCTCGGCGAGGTGTTCACCCAGCCCGAGACGCTGGGCGTCGTCCTCGGACTCGTCGTCGGCAAGGCGATCGGCATCTTCGGCGGTACATGGCTGACGGCCCGCTTCACCAGGGCCTCGCTCAGCGACGACCTGGCCTGGGCCGATGTGTTCGCCGTGGCGACCTTGGCCGGGATCGGCTTCACGGTCTCGCTGCTCATCGGCGAGCTCGCCTTCGAGGGCGACGAGGCGATGACGAGCGAGATCAAGGCCGCGGTCCTCATGGGGTCCCTCATCGCGGCGACCCTGGCATCGGTGCTGCTGAAGATAAGGAACGGCCAGTACCGCCGGATGATCGAGGCCGAGGAGCGCGACGAAGACCTCTCCGGCATCCCGGACATCTACGAGGAGGACGATCCGGCGTACCACCTGCGGATGGCCGCGATCCACGACCGCAAGGCCGCCGAGCACCGCCGGCTCGCCGAACTGAAGGCCGCCGAACGCGAGCGGCTTGCCGAAGTGACGGGCGGGGCAGGCGAGGAGGACGACCGTCGGGCATGA